The following proteins come from a genomic window of Mariniflexile sp. TRM1-10:
- the nifJ gene encoding pyruvate:ferredoxin (flavodoxin) oxidoreductase produces MKKQFSKLICDANEAVARVAHKTNEVCAIYPITPASPMGEHVDVYSSKGQKNIWENIPRIVEMQSEGGAAGAVHGSLQAGALTTTFTASQGLLLMIPNMYKIAGELLPSVIHVAARTIATHALSIFGDHSDVMAARQTGFAMLFGGSVQEAQDMALIAQVATLKSRVPFLNIFDGFRTSHEISKIDAIPDDIIIAMMPEDKILEHKKRSLDPDHPVIRGTSQNPDVFFQAREAANSFYERVPGIVEETMNEFYEHTGRQYSLFYYEGHPEAERIIILMGSGEGAAREAVETMVHHGEKVGVLFVRLFRPFSIKHFVDELPKTVKKIAVLDRTKEPGSVGEPLYQDVITALNESDREMPVVVGGRYGLSSKEFTPQMVKGVYDELLDDKPKNHFTVGINDDVTFTSLPIDRNFEIESSTINCMFYGLGSDGTVGANKNSIKIIGKTTDNYVQGYFVYDSKKAGAQTISHLRFGPKPIYSTYLIDKADFVASHQFNFIEKYNMVADLKHGGTFLLNAPYSKEDIWNQLPKKLQKEIVEKEINFYVVDATKVAADSNLGKRTNTVLQTCFFAISGVLPKEEAIQRIKDAIVKSYSHKGDRIVQMNFTAVDNALANLQKVTYPKAVTSEKNLQTAMTNAPEGFVTDVLEKILGGFGDELPVSAFPVDGTFPTGTSQYEKSGIADMVPIWDDASLCTQCNKCVAICPHAAIRAKVVNNTELANAPKTLKSAGAIGRPFNKNEESYVLQVSPQDCTGCDLCVAVCPAVSKEDENFKAINMHKKLTVEAEEDINWEYFINLPDYNRTELQITNVKGSQFLEPLFEFSGACSGCGETPYVKLLTQLYGDSILIANATGCSSIYGGNLPTTPYKTNKFGRGPAWANSLFEDNAEFGLGMKLALSKKQEIAVNLLKSIEDEVGTDLVDAILNNPETTETEKAENFKNLDKLKEKLVGLDSGNAKKLMQLTEYLRKKSVWILGGDGWAYDIGYGGVDHVLASGEDVNILVMDTEVYSNTGGQTSKATPLGASAKFSVSGKRTHKKSLALQAVSYGNVYVAQIAIGAKDLQTLKAIEEAEAYPGPSIIIAYSHCGEHGYDLANGASQQTKAVDSGYWPLFRFDPSKPKGQKFKLDSKAPSIPLKDFMYNETRFTRVAKENAELGANLLEQAQTEVNSNWERLELYRDI; encoded by the coding sequence ATGAAAAAACAATTTTCAAAACTAATTTGCGATGCTAATGAGGCCGTTGCAAGAGTTGCACACAAAACCAACGAAGTGTGCGCAATCTATCCAATTACTCCTGCATCCCCCATGGGCGAGCACGTAGATGTATACAGTTCGAAAGGACAGAAAAACATTTGGGAAAACATCCCTCGCATTGTGGAAATGCAGAGTGAAGGTGGTGCTGCCGGAGCTGTTCATGGATCCCTACAGGCTGGCGCCTTAACCACAACCTTTACAGCATCACAAGGGCTACTCCTCATGATTCCTAACATGTACAAAATAGCAGGTGAACTATTACCTTCTGTGATACATGTGGCTGCAAGAACCATTGCAACCCATGCACTATCTATTTTTGGTGATCACTCAGATGTTATGGCAGCCAGACAAACAGGATTTGCTATGTTGTTTGGTGGCTCGGTTCAAGAAGCACAAGACATGGCCTTAATTGCTCAGGTGGCAACCTTAAAATCCAGAGTCCCTTTTCTTAATATTTTCGACGGATTTAGAACCTCACATGAGATTTCAAAAATTGATGCTATTCCAGACGATATTATTATAGCCATGATGCCAGAGGACAAAATTTTAGAGCACAAAAAACGCTCTCTTGATCCAGATCATCCAGTAATACGAGGAACCTCACAAAACCCAGATGTTTTTTTCCAAGCCAGAGAAGCTGCTAATTCGTTTTACGAAAGAGTACCCGGTATTGTTGAAGAAACCATGAATGAATTCTACGAACACACCGGCAGACAATATAGTTTATTCTATTACGAAGGCCATCCAGAAGCAGAACGCATTATCATATTAATGGGCTCTGGAGAAGGTGCTGCAAGAGAAGCTGTGGAAACTATGGTGCATCATGGTGAAAAAGTAGGCGTACTATTTGTTCGTTTGTTTAGACCTTTCTCTATTAAACATTTTGTTGATGAATTACCAAAAACCGTTAAGAAAATTGCAGTTCTTGACAGAACGAAAGAACCAGGCAGTGTTGGCGAACCACTTTACCAAGATGTTATTACAGCATTAAATGAAAGCGATAGGGAAATGCCTGTTGTAGTAGGTGGACGTTATGGTTTATCATCAAAAGAATTTACGCCTCAAATGGTTAAAGGTGTTTATGACGAACTATTAGACGACAAACCTAAAAACCATTTTACAGTTGGCATTAATGATGACGTGACCTTTACGAGCTTACCAATTGACAGAAACTTTGAAATAGAAAGCAGCACCATTAATTGTATGTTCTACGGTTTAGGATCAGATGGTACTGTTGGAGCAAATAAAAACTCCATCAAAATTATTGGAAAAACTACTGATAATTATGTGCAAGGTTATTTCGTTTATGATTCTAAAAAAGCAGGCGCACAAACCATTTCCCACTTACGTTTTGGTCCCAAACCAATATATTCTACATACTTAATTGATAAAGCAGATTTTGTTGCGAGCCATCAATTTAATTTTATTGAGAAATACAATATGGTTGCCGATTTAAAACATGGTGGAACCTTCCTATTAAACGCCCCTTATTCCAAGGAAGACATCTGGAATCAATTACCAAAAAAACTACAAAAAGAAATTGTTGAAAAGGAAATCAATTTCTATGTAGTTGATGCCACAAAAGTAGCCGCAGACTCCAATTTAGGTAAGCGTACAAACACTGTATTACAAACATGTTTCTTCGCCATCTCTGGTGTTTTACCAAAAGAAGAAGCAATTCAACGTATTAAAGATGCTATTGTAAAATCGTATTCCCATAAAGGAGATAGGATTGTACAAATGAATTTCACAGCCGTAGATAATGCCTTAGCCAATCTTCAAAAAGTAACATATCCAAAAGCTGTAACGAGCGAAAAAAACTTGCAAACAGCTATGACGAATGCACCTGAAGGATTTGTAACCGATGTGTTGGAAAAAATCCTAGGGGGATTTGGCGATGAGCTTCCAGTTAGTGCATTTCCTGTTGATGGCACCTTCCCTACAGGCACCTCACAATACGAAAAAAGTGGTATTGCCGATATGGTACCTATTTGGGACGATGCCAGCCTGTGTACACAATGCAATAAATGTGTCGCCATTTGTCCGCATGCTGCCATTAGAGCAAAAGTTGTAAACAATACCGAATTAGCGAACGCACCCAAAACATTAAAATCTGCAGGCGCTATAGGTAGGCCATTTAATAAAAATGAAGAATCTTATGTACTACAAGTGTCTCCCCAAGATTGTACAGGTTGCGATTTATGTGTAGCTGTTTGTCCAGCCGTTAGTAAAGAAGATGAAAACTTTAAAGCTATTAACATGCACAAAAAACTTACTGTTGAAGCTGAAGAAGATATTAATTGGGAATACTTTATTAATCTACCGGATTACAATAGAACGGAATTACAAATTACAAATGTAAAAGGCTCCCAATTTTTAGAACCTTTATTTGAATTTTCCGGTGCTTGTTCTGGTTGTGGAGAAACTCCATACGTTAAGCTATTGACCCAGTTATATGGCGATAGCATTTTAATAGCAAATGCAACGGGATGCTCTTCAATTTATGGTGGCAATCTACCAACAACACCTTATAAAACCAATAAGTTTGGTAGAGGTCCTGCTTGGGCAAATTCATTATTTGAAGATAATGCTGAATTTGGTTTAGGTATGAAATTAGCCTTAAGTAAAAAACAAGAAATTGCGGTCAACCTACTTAAATCCATTGAAGATGAAGTTGGCACAGACTTGGTGGATGCCATACTAAATAATCCAGAAACTACTGAAACAGAAAAAGCAGAAAACTTCAAAAACCTTGACAAATTAAAAGAAAAACTTGTTGGTTTAGATAGCGGAAATGCTAAAAAGCTTATGCAACTTACAGAATACCTTCGTAAAAAATCTGTGTGGATTTTAGGTGGTGATGGTTGGGCATACGACATCGGTTACGGTGGTGTAGATCATGTTTTAGCTTCAGGAGAAGACGTAAATATTTTGGTAATGGATACTGAAGTTTACTCGAATACTGGCGGACAGACATCTAAGGCAACTCCTTTAGGTGCTAGTGCAAAATTCTCTGTGTCTGGCAAACGAACCCACAAGAAAAGCTTAGCATTACAAGCTGTTTCTTATGGAAACGTATATGTTGCACAAATAGCCATAGGTGCTAAAGACCTTCAAACGCTTAAAGCAATAGAAGAAGCCGAGGCCTATCCAGGACCTTCAATAATAATCGCCTACTCACATTGTGGCGAACATGGTTATGATCTTGCTAACGGTGCCTCACAACAAACAAAAGCTGTAGACAGCGGTTATTGGCCACTATTTAGGTTTGACCCTTCTAAACCAAAAGGTCAGAAGTTTAAATTAGACTCTAAAGCGCCTTCAATTCCGCTTAAAGACTTCATGTATAACGAAACCCGTTTTACTAGAGTCGCTAAAGAAAATGCAGAACTTGGAGCGAATCTTTTAGAACAGGCCCAAACAGAGGTTAACTCTAATTGGGAAAGACTGGAACTTTACAGAGACATTTAA
- a CDS encoding NifU family protein, which translates to MTSEEVRLNVEKALDEIRPFLQSDGGDISLLSIEDNDTLVKVQLQGACVGCTVNQMTLKSGVEMTIKKYAPQIEQVVNISA; encoded by the coding sequence ATGACGTCAGAAGAAGTTAGACTAAATGTCGAAAAAGCATTAGATGAAATTCGTCCATTTTTACAAAGTGATGGTGGCGATATTTCATTGTTATCTATAGAAGATAACGATACCTTGGTAAAAGTGCAGCTGCAAGGGGCGTGTGTTGGTTGTACAGTAAACCAAATGACGCTAAAATCGGGTGTTGAAATGACTATAAAAAAGTATGCTCCACAAATAGAGCAGGTTGTGAATATTTCCGCTTAA
- a CDS encoding Mrp/NBP35 family ATP-binding protein, producing the protein MKLNKQDILKALESITVVGEGQNMVESGAVTNVVTFGDEVIVDITIKNPSLQAKKRTEVDILKTIHEQVYEKAKITINVKVDAPAKPKVNVVKGKPIPGIQNIVAIASGKGGVGKSTVTANLAVTLAKMGFKVGVLDADIYGPSIPIMFDVEAEKPLAVNIGGKSKMKPVENYGVKVLSIGFFTQPNQAVVWRGPMAAKALNQMIFDAHWGELDFMLIDLPPGTGDIHLSIMQSLPITGAVVVSTPQNVALADAKKGVAMFQQESIDVPVLGIIENMAYFTPEELPNNKYYIFGKEGAKNLADDLQVPFLGEIPLVQSIREAGDVGRPAALQTATELEQAFEKLAQNVVQEVVRRNDSLPPTEAIKITTMAGCSAVKKK; encoded by the coding sequence ATGAAGCTGAACAAACAAGATATACTCAAAGCCTTAGAATCTATTACAGTAGTTGGTGAAGGACAAAACATGGTTGAAAGTGGTGCTGTAACGAATGTAGTGACTTTTGGTGATGAGGTTATTGTAGATATTACTATAAAAAACCCAAGTTTACAAGCTAAAAAACGTACCGAAGTCGATATTTTAAAGACCATCCACGAACAGGTTTACGAAAAAGCTAAAATTACCATTAACGTAAAAGTTGATGCGCCAGCAAAACCAAAAGTAAATGTTGTTAAAGGAAAGCCCATTCCAGGGATTCAAAATATTGTAGCAATAGCATCAGGTAAAGGCGGTGTAGGGAAATCTACCGTAACGGCAAATTTAGCGGTAACTTTAGCTAAAATGGGCTTTAAAGTAGGCGTGCTGGATGCCGATATTTACGGACCATCCATCCCCATTATGTTTGATGTAGAAGCTGAAAAACCTTTAGCGGTTAATATCGGTGGAAAATCTAAAATGAAACCCGTTGAGAATTACGGTGTAAAAGTATTGTCTATTGGCTTTTTTACCCAACCAAATCAAGCGGTAGTTTGGAGAGGGCCTATGGCAGCCAAAGCTTTAAACCAAATGATTTTTGATGCCCATTGGGGAGAGCTGGATTTTATGCTAATTGATTTACCTCCAGGTACTGGTGATATTCATTTAAGTATCATGCAATCACTTCCAATAACAGGTGCTGTGGTAGTTAGTACACCACAAAATGTGGCATTGGCAGATGCTAAAAAAGGTGTTGCCATGTTTCAACAAGAAAGTATTGATGTGCCAGTATTAGGAATTATAGAAAATATGGCATACTTTACACCAGAAGAATTGCCAAACAATAAATATTATATCTTTGGAAAAGAGGGTGCTAAAAATTTAGCAGACGATTTACAAGTGCCATTTTTAGGTGAAATACCGTTGGTGCAAAGTATTAGAGAAGCGGGAGATGTGGGCAGGCCAGCAGCATTACAAACGGCTACTGAGTTAGAGCAAGCATTTGAAAAACTAGCACAGAATGTTGTACAAGAAGTTGTGAGACGAAATGATAGTTTACCGCCTACCGAGGCTATAAAAATTACAACTATGGCTGGATGTTCAGCAGTTAAAAAGAAATAA
- a CDS encoding T9SS type A sorting domain-containing protein — protein sequence MKHLYLSLIVLLTSHMVYSQTITIPDTNLKNILISTNTIDTNGDDIPDTYIDINNDGEIQLIEAEAVTNLIFQGNPNILDITGLESFINLTKLNFGNTYFFDHTDLSTAPTNFDFTSLTKLESLILNHAESIKLKNINISGLENLRTLELVNIRPNDFYSESDRFTNVNLSGCINLENFSYYNSFLNIDFCQIPNLKNLNCSYLEGGEPEIFDFSCLSKLEVLDISENFIDKLILKNGSILNNITHNYIGSGPAYPFPNFICLDDILEEYDMFSDLIGPNTVVNSICSAIEEQIVNIPDVNFKNILLANGTDSNNDGEIQVIEAENKTLLSISNQSIESLEGIQYFINLTTLSAHDNLITSVNLSALTKLKSLDLANNSLTSLDVSLLTNLEYLYLNNNSLTSLNVDALTNLKQIDCSYNPLKILDVSKLVNLVNVNCSSGNLTSLSIGNLNNLNTLICGHNELTELDIKGLPNLTRLACNTNQLTSLNLDNLSKLENFNCQDNAFTSLDFSMLPEMKYLTCGFSNLSVIDVSNSPKLEQLVCGSTPNLTTLIIKNGSPETKLYFTFSPNLSYICCDEFEIDTVQDLIDGYGYTDCEINSYCTFQPGGGCSAIEGQFIFNENGNACNDAIPFYDHVKCKVNNTVSNGIFISGNTGLYKAYVKAGNHTITPILENPGYFTISPSSITASFLVDGNIVYQDFCITPNGIHNDLDISIIPIKVARPGFNVNYKIKYKNKGNQSLSGSIQMNFQDDLLDLITSNPVVDAQSTNLLSWNYNNLQPFESKEILITFNINTPLETPSVNGGDILNFSTTIYPITGDETKIDNTFTLNQTVVNSFDPNDKTCLEGNTVTPDLIGEYVHYLIRCENTGTAEAVNIVIKDFIDITKFDITSLIITDSSHGMTTKITDNVVEFIFENINLPFDDANNDGYVAFKIKTLPTLLIGDVFENEAEIYFDYNKPIITNTAKTSIEKSLSINKTEANNKLISIYPNPVEDNLIIESNEAINAISIYDISGRLVNQISYLNSKNKLELSIKHLLNGTYFLKVKTNQNEIIKKVVKI from the coding sequence ATGAAACACCTTTACCTTTCTCTCATTGTTCTTCTTACTTCTCATATGGTTTATTCTCAGACCATAACCATTCCTGATACTAATCTTAAAAATATTCTCATAAGTACAAATACGATTGATACAAATGGTGATGACATTCCTGATACTTATATTGACATTAATAATGATGGAGAAATTCAATTAATCGAAGCGGAAGCGGTTACAAATCTAATTTTTCAAGGAAATCCTAATATTCTTGATATTACAGGGTTAGAATCATTTATCAATTTAACAAAACTAAACTTTGGCAATACTTATTTTTTCGACCATACCGATCTTAGTACGGCTCCAACAAATTTTGATTTTACTTCTTTAACTAAACTTGAATCTCTAATTTTAAATCATGCTGAATCTATTAAACTGAAAAACATAAATATATCTGGTTTAGAAAATTTAAGAACTTTAGAATTAGTAAATATTAGACCTAACGATTTTTACAGTGAGTCAGATAGATTTACCAATGTAAATTTATCCGGATGCATCAACTTAGAAAATTTTAGTTATTATAACAGCTTTTTAAACATCGATTTTTGTCAAATCCCCAACCTTAAAAATTTAAATTGTAGTTATTTAGAAGGAGGCGAACCAGAAATATTTGATTTCAGTTGTTTAAGCAAACTTGAAGTTTTAGATATTTCTGAAAACTTTATAGATAAATTAATCCTTAAAAATGGGTCTATTTTAAATAATATCACTCACAATTACATAGGTTCTGGCCCTGCTTATCCTTTCCCTAATTTTATTTGTTTAGATGATATTCTAGAAGAATATGATATGTTTTCTGACTTAATAGGCCCAAACACAGTTGTAAATTCCATATGCTCAGCTATAGAAGAACAGATTGTCAATATCCCTGATGTTAATTTTAAAAATATACTTTTAGCTAACGGCACTGATTCAAATAATGATGGGGAAATTCAAGTGATCGAAGCGGAAAACAAAACCTTACTTTCCATTTCCAATCAAAGTATAGAATCTCTAGAAGGAATTCAATATTTTATTAACCTTACAACATTATCTGCACATGATAATTTAATAACTTCAGTTAACTTAAGTGCTTTAACAAAACTTAAATCTTTAGACTTAGCAAATAATTCCTTAACCTCCTTAGACGTATCATTGTTAACTAATTTAGAGTATTTATATCTTAACAACAACAGTCTTACATCTTTAAATGTAGATGCTTTGACCAACTTAAAACAAATTGATTGTAGCTACAATCCATTAAAGATTTTAGATGTCAGCAAGCTAGTAAACTTGGTAAATGTAAATTGTAGCTCTGGAAACCTAACTTCTTTGAGCATAGGTAATTTAAATAACCTTAACACTTTAATATGTGGCCATAATGAACTAACTGAATTGGATATTAAGGGTTTACCAAATTTAACTCGGTTAGCATGTAATACAAACCAATTAACATCCTTAAATCTCGATAACCTTTCAAAATTGGAAAACTTTAATTGTCAGGACAATGCATTCACATCCTTGGATTTTAGTATGCTTCCAGAAATGAAATATTTAACTTGTGGATTTAGCAACCTTTCGGTTATTGATGTTAGTAACTCGCCGAAACTTGAACAGTTAGTTTGCGGATCCACTCCTAACTTGACAACCTTAATAATTAAAAATGGGAGTCCAGAAACAAAACTCTATTTCACTTTTAGCCCAAATTTAAGCTATATATGTTGTGATGAATTTGAAATTGATACTGTTCAAGATTTAATAGATGGTTATGGCTATACGGACTGCGAAATTAACTCATATTGCACGTTTCAACCTGGTGGAGGTTGTTCGGCAATTGAAGGCCAATTCATATTTAATGAAAATGGTAACGCTTGTAATGATGCCATTCCTTTTTATGACCATGTAAAATGCAAAGTTAATAATACTGTTTCAAACGGTATATTTATTTCTGGCAACACTGGCCTATATAAAGCCTATGTGAAAGCAGGAAATCATACCATAACACCTATTTTAGAAAACCCAGGCTACTTTACAATATCCCCTAGTTCAATTACAGCTAGTTTTCTAGTAGACGGAAACATAGTTTACCAAGATTTTTGTATTACTCCTAATGGCATACATAACGATTTGGATATATCTATAATACCTATTAAAGTTGCACGTCCTGGCTTTAATGTTAATTACAAAATAAAATACAAAAACAAAGGAAACCAATCGTTATCTGGCTCAATTCAAATGAATTTTCAAGATGATTTACTGGATTTAATTACTTCAAATCCAGTAGTAGATGCACAATCAACAAATCTATTAAGCTGGAATTATAATAACCTACAACCTTTTGAATCTAAAGAAATCTTAATAACATTTAATATAAACACCCCATTAGAAACCCCTTCAGTGAATGGTGGTGACATATTAAACTTTTCAACCACTATCTATCCTATTACTGGTGACGAAACAAAGATTGACAATACTTTTACCTTAAACCAAACCGTGGTTAACTCATTTGACCCCAACGACAAAACTTGTTTGGAAGGAAACACTGTAACGCCAGATTTAATTGGAGAATATGTGCACTATTTGATTCGTTGTGAAAATACTGGAACTGCTGAAGCTGTTAACATTGTAATTAAAGATTTTATTGATATCACAAAATTTGACATTACTTCACTTATTATTACAGATTCTAGCCATGGTATGACAACTAAAATTACCGATAATGTTGTTGAGTTCATTTTTGAAAATATCAACCTTCCATTTGATGATGCCAATAACGATGGTTATGTTGCATTCAAAATAAAAACGTTACCAACACTATTAATTGGAGATGTTTTTGAAAATGAAGCTGAAATTTACTTTGACTACAACAAACCTATTATAACAAATACAGCCAAAACTAGTATTGAAAAATCTCTATCAATTAACAAAACAGAAGCCAACAACAAGCTAATAAGCATATACCCGAATCCTGTAGAAGATAATTTAATAATCGAAAGTAACGAGGCTATAAACGCTATTTCTATCTATGATATTTCTGGCAGATTAGTAAATCAAATTTCTTATTTGAATTCCAAAAATAAATTGGAATTATCAATTAAACATTTATTAAATGGAACTTATTTTTTAAAAGTAAAAACCAATCAAAATGAAATTATAAAAAAAGTGGTTAAAATCTAA
- a CDS encoding MGMT family protein: MQPETWSFFDKVYEVAKQIPYGRVTSYGAIATYLGAARSARMVGYAMNGSVGKDVPAHRVVNRKGLLTGKHHFDGTNLMQQLLESEGIKVVDNQIQDFENVFWEPSKEL; this comes from the coding sequence ATGCAGCCAGAAACATGGAGTTTTTTTGATAAAGTTTATGAAGTTGCGAAGCAAATCCCTTATGGTAGAGTTACTAGCTATGGCGCTATTGCAACGTATCTTGGTGCTGCAAGAAGTGCACGTATGGTTGGGTATGCCATGAATGGTTCGGTAGGAAAGGATGTGCCAGCACATCGTGTGGTTAATAGAAAAGGTTTGTTAACGGGCAAACATCATTTTGATGGCACTAATTTAATGCAGCAGCTTTTAGAAAGCGAAGGGATTAAAGTAGTTGATAACCAAATACAGGATTTTGAAAACGTGTTTTGGGAGCCTTCAAAGGAATTGTGA
- a CDS encoding LysE family transporter, whose translation MNITIIFFLGLIIALVGVVPPGLLNMTAAKISLKEGHTRGVVFSIGVSTIVLIQTYVAAIFASYLSHHPEIVNILQRVAFVVFVLITIYFLFIAKIEPKEVAEPEVRSKKSRFFQGVFMSGINVFPIPYQAYMTITIASFGWLDFNQISIISYVAGAAMGTFVMLYVYMFFFDKIKNKSITSQKSMNYLIGTVTGVISIITLINIIKEV comes from the coding sequence GTGAATATAACCATTATCTTTTTTTTAGGTTTAATTATAGCTTTAGTAGGAGTTGTTCCACCAGGTTTGCTAAACATGACTGCGGCTAAAATAAGCTTAAAGGAAGGACATACAAGAGGTGTTGTATTCTCTATTGGTGTTAGTACCATTGTATTAATTCAAACGTATGTAGCTGCTATTTTTGCAAGTTATTTAAGTCATCATCCCGAAATCGTGAATATACTGCAGCGTGTGGCGTTTGTTGTTTTTGTACTTATAACTATCTACTTTTTATTTATAGCTAAAATAGAACCTAAAGAAGTTGCAGAGCCTGAAGTACGTAGTAAAAAAAGCCGCTTTTTTCAAGGTGTTTTTATGTCTGGGATTAATGTATTCCCCATTCCGTATCAGGCTTATATGACCATTACTATAGCCTCGTTTGGGTGGTTGGATTTTAATCAAATTAGTATTATTTCGTATGTGGCAGGAGCTGCTATGGGTACTTTTGTGATGCTTTATGTGTATATGTTCTTTTTTGACAAAATAAAAAATAAATCAATTACGTCCCAAAAAAGCATGAACTACCTTATAGGTACTGTGACTGGCGTGATTTCAATCATCACCTTAATTAATATCATCAAAGAAGTGTAG
- the trmB gene encoding tRNA (guanosine(46)-N7)-methyltransferase TrmB, producing MGSKNKLRRFKENETFGNVYQPTRDALVNNGFVLKGNWNQSIFKNNNPLVLELGCGKGEYSVALAKKYPNKNFIGIDIKGARFWRGAKTAVEENISNVAFLRTQIELIDYAFGTNEVDEIWITFPDPQIKYKRTKHRMTNAEFLKRYKTILKEDGVVNLKTDSEFMHGYTLGLLHGAGHEVLYANHNVYKQEGSPEEVTSIQTFYESQYLEQNKPITYIRFKIK from the coding sequence GTGGGAAGTAAAAATAAACTAAGAAGATTTAAAGAAAACGAAACATTTGGTAATGTTTACCAACCAACAAGAGATGCATTGGTTAATAATGGCTTTGTTCTAAAAGGAAATTGGAACCAATCGATATTTAAAAACAACAATCCACTGGTGTTGGAACTGGGCTGCGGCAAAGGGGAGTATTCGGTGGCATTGGCAAAAAAATATCCCAATAAAAACTTTATTGGTATTGATATAAAAGGTGCTCGTTTTTGGCGCGGTGCTAAAACAGCGGTAGAAGAAAATATTTCAAATGTCGCATTTTTACGCACGCAAATTGAACTTATAGACTATGCTTTTGGAACTAATGAGGTTGATGAAATTTGGATTACATTCCCAGACCCACAGATAAAATACAAACGTACCAAACACCGCATGACAAATGCTGAGTTTTTAAAACGTTACAAAACCATTTTAAAAGAAGATGGTGTTGTAAACCTTAAAACAGATAGCGAATTTATGCATGGTTATACACTCGGGCTGTTGCATGGCGCAGGACACGAGGTGTTGTATGCCAACCATAATGTGTACAAACAAGAAGGTAGCCCTGAAGAAGTTACAAGCATTCAAACCTTTTACGAATCGCAATATTTAGAACAAAACAAACCAATTACGTATATTCGGTTTAAAATTAAATAG
- a CDS encoding glycosyltransferase: protein MKKRILVAPLNWGLGHATRCIPIINALLTHGFEPVIASDGVALALLQKEFPRLSSVELPAYNITYAKNGKFFKLKLLTDSPKLLKAIKAEKRAIKQIVENNHISGIISDNRLGVYSKKVPSVFITHQLNVLSGNTTWLSTKIHEKFIKKFDACWIPDVEATINLSGRLGHPDTFEIPTTYIGPLSRFEKRYVKIVNDIMVLLSGPEPQRTLLETKLLSELKNYSGKVVFVNGVMEKEQTIQIIGNITVYNFMTSSLLEKTINESALIISRSGYTTVMDLAKLNKKAFFIPTPGQFEQEYLATRLTELNLVPSCSQQVFTLDKLNGLDDFDGLKSFDYEPDFKELFSLFERK from the coding sequence TTGAAAAAACGCATTTTAGTTGCGCCTTTAAATTGGGGTTTGGGACATGCTACCCGGTGCATTCCTATTATAAATGCATTGTTAACGCATGGTTTTGAACCTGTAATAGCTAGTGACGGTGTGGCACTTGCCTTGTTGCAAAAAGAGTTCCCTAGACTCTCTTCGGTTGAATTGCCTGCCTATAACATTACCTATGCTAAAAATGGCAAATTCTTTAAATTAAAACTTCTTACAGATTCGCCCAAACTATTGAAGGCTATCAAAGCTGAAAAAAGAGCCATAAAGCAGATTGTTGAAAACAACCATATTTCGGGAATTATTTCTGATAATAGATTGGGCGTTTATAGCAAAAAAGTGCCTTCGGTATTTATTACACACCAATTGAATGTTTTAAGCGGAAACACGACTTGGTTGAGCACAAAAATACATGAGAAATTCATTAAAAAGTTTGATGCATGTTGGATTCCCGATGTTGAAGCTACCATTAACTTAAGCGGAAGATTAGGCCATCCGGATACTTTTGAAATTCCAACAACCTATATAGGGCCTTTAAGTCGGTTTGAAAAACGATATGTAAAAATTGTAAATGATATTATGGTTTTACTGTCTGGTCCTGAACCACAACGCACATTACTTGAAACCAAATTATTAAGCGAGTTAAAAAACTATTCAGGCAAAGTGGTTTTTGTAAATGGGGTTATGGAAAAAGAACAAACCATACAAATAATTGGTAACATAACCGTTTATAATTTTATGACGTCGAGCTTATTGGAAAAAACCATTAACGAAAGTGCTCTTATTATATCGCGATCCGGTTACACAACGGTTATGGATTTGGCTAAACTTAATAAAAAGGCTTTTTTTATACCAACTCCCGGACAGTTTGAACAAGAATATTTAGCGACACGACTTACTGAGTTAAACTTAGTACCCAGTTGCAGTCAGCAAGTTTTTACTTTAGATAAGCTGAACGGATTGGATGATTTTGATGGACTGAAATCTTTTGATTATGAACCCGATTTTAAAGAACTATTTAGCCTTTTCGAGCGTAAATGA